The following is a genomic window from Planctomycetota bacterium.
CGAGACGCTCGAGAAGGTCATCGCCGCTCGCAACGCGGCCGTCACGGCAGTCGATAAAGCGGCGGCAGATCCCACCGACAAGGCCGCTGTGCGTCAGGCCGCGTCCGCGGAAAACAGCCTCGTCGCCCTGCTCGGCCAGTTCCGGATCATCCAGGAGGACTACCCCGATCTGAAGGGCGACGCCACCGTTCGCCAGCTGATGGAGGAACTAACCAGCACCGAGAACCGCATCGCCTTCGCTCGTCAGCACTACAACGACGCGACGATGACGTACAACGCGTACCGCCAGAGCGTGCCGCAGGTCTTCGTCGCCAACGCCGCCGGCTTCGGACCGGCCGAGCTGTTCGAAGTAAACGATCCCTCCGAGCGCGAAGCCGTCGCCGTCGATCTCGGGCGAGGCTGATCGCTCATTCGGCGGGACGATCCGCCATCAGCAGCTCGGCCGCCCCATCACGTGCAGCGTCCACGGCCTGCCGATTCAGCTGGCTGCACGCGACCAGAATGACAGCCGATGACTCCGGTGCAATCACTGCCTCAGCTAGCCACGCTGTGTTGGTGCCCGCGTGCGTGAAGATCTCGCCCAACGTGCCAGTTCGGATGGAGATCCAGCCAAGCGCGTAGGCCGGCTGGCCGTCGGTCCTCGGCGTCGTGAGTGCCGCCATCGACTCAGGCGAAAGAAACCCATCGGGACGACCGAGCACGACATCGCACAGCTTGGCCCAATCTGCAAGGCTCAGGTGCAGCCGCCCTGCCGCGTCGTACGCGACTGGATTATCCGTCTCCGGCAAAGCCTCGCCCGAGCGAGAGTGTCCCGAGATCGCCGACGGCGGACCCCAGCCTGCCGTCTCGATGCCAAGCGGCTCGAAGACGAATCGGTCAAACAGCGACTCGAGCGGCTCATCAGCGGCCGCCTCCAGCATCGCGCCGGCGACGATGAATCCGCCGTTCGCGTAGTCGAACTGTTTTCCTGCCTCACCAATCGGCGCGATGCACAGGATCGACCGCGCCACACTCTGCCGCTGCGCCATGGTCGATTCGCCTGTCGCCTGACGAGCACGGCCGAAAGTCACTGCCAGCATGTCCGTCGCGGGTCCGGAGAGCCCGCTCGTGTTCGACAGCAACTGAATCAGCTCGGCCTCGACGTTTTGCTGATTGGCCGCTGGCGGAAGATCGGCGAACACGTCACCCGGCGTCGTCTTCCAAGTAATCAGGCCGGCGTCGACCATCCGTGCGGCAAGGAGTGACGTGATCGCTTTCGTGCACGAGCCGATGTGCCACGCGTCATCCGGTGAGACCAGCGCCTCGTCACCACGGGCTCGCACGCCGTGGACGGCAACGCGAACGTTGCCCCGAGCCGTCGGAAACCGCGATGCCGATAGCCGGCACGCCCTTCTCTTCGACCACGCGCGCGGCAAGATCATCGAGTGCCGCCTGATCCGGCAGTGCCGCGGTCGGGCATGCGATTGCCAAGATCGTTGTAACGGCGAGGAGAACTCGGGTCATGCCGTTGACACGCCTCAGCTTGCTGCACGTTGCAGCTTGACGGGCGTGGTTTCATCGGCCGCGGTAGAGTCGTCCACGGATGAACTTCTTTGAGGCGCAAGACCAGGCACGGAAGGGAAGCTCGCGGCTGATTCTGCTGTTCGCGATCGCCGTTGTCGGCATTGTCATTTCTCTCAATGTCATCGCCTTCTTCGCGGTCGGTGTCGCGTCGGACGGGCAGTATGACACGTTGACGCCGACGTTCGCCCCGCTCGTGCACGTCGCGGTCACCGTGGCAGCGTTGGTCATCATCCTCGGAGCCAGCCTCTTCAAGTCGGCCCAGCTCAATGGCGACGGCGGGAAGGTCGCACGCATGCTCGGCGGACGCCTGGTCGACGGCCAGACCGGCGATGCCGATGAGCGGAAGCTCTTGAACATCGTCGAGGAGATGAGTCTCGCCAGCGGCATGCCCGTCCCCGACGTTTACGTGCTCGAGGACGCGGGCATCAATGCGTTCGCAGCAGGGACCGACGTCGACTCGGCCGCGGTCGGCGTGACGCGTGGCTGCATCGAGTCGCTCAGCCGCGACGAGCTGCAGGGCGTCGTCGCCCACGAGTTCAGCCACATCCTCAACGGCGACATGAAGCTGAACATCCGCCTCATCGGCGTAATCTTCGGCATCCTCGTCATCGGCCTCATCGGCTACACGGTCTTTCGCTACGCGCCGTACCTGATGCAGTCGGGTCGCAGCCGCTCCAGCAACGACAAGGGCGGCGGTGCGATGGTCGGCATCGCGATCCTCGTCGTCGGCGGGCTCATCTGGCTCGTCGGCAGCGTCGGCGTCTTCTGCGGCAGGCTCATCCAGGCGAGCGTCAGCCGCAAGCGCGAGTACCTCGCCGATGCCAGCGCCGTGCAGTTCACCAGGAATCCCGGCGGTATTCGCGATGCGCTCCGGAAGATTGGCGGCAACGCGGCGGGGGCGAACGTCTCCAATCGCCATGCCGGCGAGTGTGCGCACATGTTCTTCGCCAGCGGCTTCACCGCGATGTTCGCGACACACCCGCCGCTGCCGCAGCGAATTCAGGCGATCGATCCGCAGTGGGACGGCACGATGCTCGCCCCGGCCGAGCCAAGACCGGCCCGCAAGCAGCAGCGACCCCAGAAGCGGCAGGAACCGCGGCACGGCGGCTTCCCGATCGGCTTCCCGGCCGTCGGTCTGGCCGGTGCGGTCGACCGCGTGGGTCAACTCGACGACGCAGCGACGGCCGCAGGGCTCGCGGTGGCCGAGGGCTTGCCGATCGACCTTCGCCAGGCCGCCCGGCAGCCAGAACTCGCGACGGCGATGGTCGCGTCACTCTTCGTTGCCGACGGCGGCCAGGTACGCGTCATGCAAGATGACCTGCTCGCGCAGCAGGACCCGGCAATGGCTCAGCGGATCGACGCCCTTTGGCCGGCCGTTCGACAGTCGGGTCGCTTGATGCGTCTGCCGCTGATCGAGTTGGCGGCACCGGCGTTGCGTGCTTTGCCGAAGCACGACGGCAACCGCGTGCTCAACCTGATCCGCCGGCTGATCGAAGCCGACGGCGAGGTCGAGCCGTTCGAGTACGCGCTGTACAAGCTGCTCGACCGCATCATCAACAAGCGGCCGATCCGCGAGAAGCAGTCGAACATCGACGCCGTGTCAGATGAGATTCGCCTGACGCTCTCAGCCCTGGCTTCCGCCGGCTCCGAGTCTCCGGACGCCGCCGCCAAGGCCTACGACGCCGGCCGGCTCGCGTTGAAGGCCCCGCTGCCGGATTACAAGGGCGACTTCAAACTCCCCGAGCTCGACATGGCCTTGGAGCGTTTGGCCGGCTGTCGGATGCCGATCAAGGAGCGTTT
Proteins encoded in this region:
- a CDS encoding LemA family protein, giving the protein MTQLLFISVGLVVGTVVLAGVLGIVFYNRLVTLRERFRNAFAQIDVQLKRRHDLIPNLVEATKGYLAHERETLEKVIAARNAAVTAVDKAAADPTDKAAVRQAASAENSLVALLGQFRIIQEDYPDLKGDATVRQLMEELTSTENRIAFARQHYNDATMTYNAYRQSVPQVFVANAAGFGPAELFEVNDPSEREAVAVDLGRG
- a CDS encoding serine hydrolase domain-containing protein, translated to MILPRAWSKRRACRLSASRFPTARGNVRVAVHGVRARGDEALVSPDDAWHIGSCTKAITSLLAARMVDAGLITWKTTPGDVFADLPPAANQQNVEAELIQLLSNTSGLSGPATDMLAVTFGRARQATGESTMAQRQSVARSILCIAPIGEAGKQFDYANGGFIVAGAMLEAAADEPLESLFDRFVFEPLGIETAGWGPPSAISGHSRSGEALPETDNPVAYDAAGRLHLSLADWAKLCDVVLGRPDGFLSPESMAALTTPRTDGQPAYALGWISIRTGTLGEIFTHAGTNTAWLAEAVIAPESSAVILVACSQLNRQAVDAARDGAAELLMADRPAE
- a CDS encoding M48 family metallopeptidase, translating into MNFFEAQDQARKGSSRLILLFAIAVVGIVISLNVIAFFAVGVASDGQYDTLTPTFAPLVHVAVTVAALVIILGASLFKSAQLNGDGGKVARMLGGRLVDGQTGDADERKLLNIVEEMSLASGMPVPDVYVLEDAGINAFAAGTDVDSAAVGVTRGCIESLSRDELQGVVAHEFSHILNGDMKLNIRLIGVIFGILVIGLIGYTVFRYAPYLMQSGRSRSSNDKGGGAMVGIAILVVGGLIWLVGSVGVFCGRLIQASVSRKREYLADASAVQFTRNPGGIRDALRKIGGNAAGANVSNRHAGECAHMFFASGFTAMFATHPPLPQRIQAIDPQWDGTMLAPAEPRPARKQQRPQKRQEPRHGGFPIGFPAVGLAGAVDRVGQLDDAATAAGLAVAEGLPIDLRQAARQPELATAMVASLFVADGGQVRVMQDDLLAQQDPAMAQRIDALWPAVRQSGRLMRLPLIELAAPALRALPKHDGNRVLNLIRRLIEADGEVEPFEYALYKLLDRIINKRPIREKQSNIDAVSDEIRLTLSALASAGSESPDAAAKAYDAGRLALKAPLPDYKGDFKLPELDMALERLAGCRMPIKERLIKAAAATTAADDQVTVEEVELLRATAAVLGCPMPPMAMTA